A part of Aegilops tauschii subsp. strangulata cultivar AL8/78 chromosome 2, Aet v6.0, whole genome shotgun sequence genomic DNA contains:
- the LOC109786663 gene encoding probable ribonuclease P/MRP protein subunit POP5 isoform X2, translated as MVHFKNRYMVMEVFIDASRGEADPVILTQFNITKVIRDSIQLNFGECGLAASLGSLQVKYVNPVTKLCVIRVSREDHQKVWAAITMVRSIGKIPVSFNLLDVSGSIRACKKAALECEEAKFEQYKLAAGDRMTQEIIESVQSCFAKLKGLDS; from the exons ATGGTTCATTTCAAGAACAGGTACATGGTGATGGAGGTCTTCATCGACGCTAGCAGAGGAGAGGCTGATCCTGTCATCCTCACCCAGTTCAACATAACCAAAGTGATCAGAGACAGCATCCAGCTCAACTTTGGGGAATGCGGCCTAGCTGCATCTCTTGGATCATTGCAAG TGAAGTATGTAAATCCTGTGACGAAGCTTTGCGTAATCCGAGTGTCGCGCGAAGATCACCAGAAAGTGTGGGCTGCTATCACAATGGTGAGGAGCATTGGGAAGATCCCAGTATCGTTCAACCTCTTGGATGTGAGTG GAAGTATCAGGGCCTGCAAGAAAGCCGCGCTGGAGTGCGAAGAAGCGAAGTTTGAGCAGTACAAGCTGGCAGCTGGTGATCGTATGACGCAGGAGATCATCGAATCCGTGCAGAGTTGCTTTGCCAAACTTAAAGGATTAGACAGTTAG
- the LOC109786663 gene encoding probable ribonuclease P/MRP protein subunit POP5 isoform X1, whose amino-acid sequence MVHFKNRYMVMEVFIDASRGEADPVILTQFNITKVIRDSIQLNFGECGLAASLGSLQVKYVNPVTKLCVIRVSREDHQKVWAAITMVRSIGKIPVSFNLLDEVSGPARKPRWSAKKRSLSSTSWQLVIV is encoded by the exons ATGGTTCATTTCAAGAACAGGTACATGGTGATGGAGGTCTTCATCGACGCTAGCAGAGGAGAGGCTGATCCTGTCATCCTCACCCAGTTCAACATAACCAAAGTGATCAGAGACAGCATCCAGCTCAACTTTGGGGAATGCGGCCTAGCTGCATCTCTTGGATCATTGCAAG TGAAGTATGTAAATCCTGTGACGAAGCTTTGCGTAATCCGAGTGTCGCGCGAAGATCACCAGAAAGTGTGGGCTGCTATCACAATGGTGAGGAGCATTGGGAAGATCCCAGTATCGTTCAACCTCTTGGAT GAAGTATCAGGGCCTGCAAGAAAGCCGCGCTGGAGTGCGAAGAAGCGAAGTTTGAGCAGTACAAGCTGGCAGCTGGTGATCGTATGA
- the LOC109786664 gene encoding uncharacterized protein translates to MATRGPPPSSSSSGSVTVTIDPSPSSSAPAAAPPPPETVVLRLKRRAKKKVSWKEGTVDNESLGRKSSKKCCIFHKEVPFDEDCSDDEADGGRRNPHGDAGEGTSGGKGGCSSSSHGHDHGHRHHH, encoded by the coding sequence ATGGCTACCCGCGGGCCGCCTCCGTCGTCGTCATCATCCGGATCCGTGACCGTGACGATCgacccctccccttcctcctccgcccctgcggccgccccgccgccgccggagacgGTGGTCCTGCGGCTGAAGCGGCGGGCGAAGAAGAAGGTGTCCTGGAAGGAGGGGACCGTCGACAACGAGTCCCTCGGTCGCAAGAGCTCCAAAAAGTGCTGCATCTTCCACAAGGAGGTGCCCTTCGACGAGGACTGCAGCGACGACGAGGCGGACGGCGGCCGCCGGAATCCGCATGGGGACGCCGGCGAGGGGACCAGCGGCGGCAAGGGCGGCTGCTCTTCCTCCTCCCACGGCCATGACCACGGCCACAGACACCACCACTGA